In Nerophis lumbriciformis linkage group LG04, RoL_Nlum_v2.1, whole genome shotgun sequence, a single window of DNA contains:
- the LOC133594607 gene encoding uncharacterized protein isoform X1, translating into MVRETQYVILMDMMTSSSSLRSRAGAAGLAFSMQITWPGRVTAGSSNTFTCSSNCFQNCSYSWSFKGRRVNGSTLVWAPDGRDYSVDLQCTVLSHKTGASSTVTSIVDIRNPVSVQISPPGAVPSLESPLDLLCHVAARSSPTLPEENMVTWYKDGQRVASGENVLHFDSLLLSDGGFYQCDKALTQTRVLSLGYLLNFDPWNVSISGPDAVLPIRLSTFTCLTSCTLNVDCTVRWSFEGGFPLGSYLSVYQNELSWIPSVPGTFQNLTCVVENAAAGRSAEATKMVEVKGLSLSGSRNLTGLSTLVLSLALLLIAN; encoded by the exons ATGGTAAGAGAGACACAGTATGTCATATTGATGGATATGATgacatcatcttcatcactacGGTCTCGTGCAGGTGCAGCGGGGCTCGCCTTCAGCATGCAGATAACCTGGCCTGGTCGAGTGACAGCTGGGTCCAGCAACACGTTCACCTGCTCGTCTAACTGCTTTCAAAACTGCTCCTACTCTTGGTCCTTCAAGGGTCGAAGGGTCAACGGGAGCACGCTCGTCTGGGCGCCGGATGGACGGGACTACTCGGTGGACCTGCAGTGCACCGTTCTCAGTCACAAAACAGGGGCCTCCAGCACCGTGACCTCCATTGTGGACATTAGAA ATCCAGTGTCGGTACAAATCAGCCCACCCGGTGCCGTCCCATCTCTGGAGAGTCCTCTGGATCTGCTTTGCCATGTTGCTGCACGTTCATCTCCCACCTTGCCTGAGGAGAACATGGTCACCTGGTACAAGGACGGCCAGAGGGTGGCTTCAGGGGAGAATGTGCTTCATTTTGACTCACTGCTGCTATCTGATGGCGGTTTCTACCAGTGTGACAAAGCCCTGACCCAGACTCGAGTTCTCAGTCTGGGTTACCTGCTAAACT tcgATCCATGGAATGTGAGCATCAGCGGGCCTGACGCTGTCCTTCCAATCCGACTGAGCACGTTCACCTGCTTGACGTCTTGCACTTTAAACGTGGACTGCACCGTGAGATGGTCGTTTGAGGGAGGTTTCCCCTTAGGAAGTTACCTCTCGGTGTATCAGAATGAGCTCTCTTGGATTCCCTCGGTGCCGGGCACCTTCCAAAATTTGACATGCGTTGTCGAAAATGCAGCAGCCGGTCGCTCTGCTGAGGCGACCAAGATGGTGGAAGTTAAAG GCTTGTCACTTTCTGGATCCCGGAATCTTACTGGACTATCCACTTTGGTTTTAAGCTTAGCTCTGCTACTCATTGCTAACTAA
- the LOC133594607 gene encoding uncharacterized protein isoform X2, with product MSADWKRKICIVMLVALNGAAGLAFSMQITWPGRVTAGSSNTFTCSSNCFQNCSYSWSFKGRRVNGSTLVWAPDGRDYSVDLQCTVLSHKTGASSTVTSIVDIRNPVSVQISPPGAVPSLESPLDLLCHVAARSSPTLPEENMVTWYKDGQRVASGENVLHFDSLLLSDGGFYQCDKALTQTRVLSLGYLLNFDPWNVSISGPDAVLPIRLSTFTCLTSCTLNVDCTVRWSFEGGFPLGSYLSVYQNELSWIPSVPGTFQNLTCVVENAAAGRSAEATKMVEVKGLSLSGSRNLTGLSTLVLSLALLLIAN from the exons ATGAGTGCAGACTGGAAGAGGAAGATTTGCATTGTTATGCTGGTGGCACTGAATG GTGCAGCGGGGCTCGCCTTCAGCATGCAGATAACCTGGCCTGGTCGAGTGACAGCTGGGTCCAGCAACACGTTCACCTGCTCGTCTAACTGCTTTCAAAACTGCTCCTACTCTTGGTCCTTCAAGGGTCGAAGGGTCAACGGGAGCACGCTCGTCTGGGCGCCGGATGGACGGGACTACTCGGTGGACCTGCAGTGCACCGTTCTCAGTCACAAAACAGGGGCCTCCAGCACCGTGACCTCCATTGTGGACATTAGAA ATCCAGTGTCGGTACAAATCAGCCCACCCGGTGCCGTCCCATCTCTGGAGAGTCCTCTGGATCTGCTTTGCCATGTTGCTGCACGTTCATCTCCCACCTTGCCTGAGGAGAACATGGTCACCTGGTACAAGGACGGCCAGAGGGTGGCTTCAGGGGAGAATGTGCTTCATTTTGACTCACTGCTGCTATCTGATGGCGGTTTCTACCAGTGTGACAAAGCCCTGACCCAGACTCGAGTTCTCAGTCTGGGTTACCTGCTAAACT tcgATCCATGGAATGTGAGCATCAGCGGGCCTGACGCTGTCCTTCCAATCCGACTGAGCACGTTCACCTGCTTGACGTCTTGCACTTTAAACGTGGACTGCACCGTGAGATGGTCGTTTGAGGGAGGTTTCCCCTTAGGAAGTTACCTCTCGGTGTATCAGAATGAGCTCTCTTGGATTCCCTCGGTGCCGGGCACCTTCCAAAATTTGACATGCGTTGTCGAAAATGCAGCAGCCGGTCGCTCTGCTGAGGCGACCAAGATGGTGGAAGTTAAAG GCTTGTCACTTTCTGGATCCCGGAATCTTACTGGACTATCCACTTTGGTTTTAAGCTTAGCTCTGCTACTCATTGCTAACTAA